A region of the Exiguobacterium aurantiacum DSM 6208 genome:
TGCGTCCGCTATTCGAACCCGGACGAGAAAGAGCTCAGCATGACGTTCAGCTTCCACCACTTGAAAGTCGATTATCCGAACGGCGAGAAGTTCATCGCCGCCCCGTTCGACTTCGTCCAGTTGAAAGACATCATGTCGACGTGGCAGGAAGGGATGCACGGCAAGGGCTGGAACGCCATCTTCTGGTGCAACCACGACCAGCCGCGCGTCGTCAGCCGCTTCGGCAATGACACCGACCATCGCGTCGAGAGTGCGAAGATGCTCGCGACGGTGCTCCACGGCCTGCAAGGTACGCCGTACATCTATCAAGGCGAGGAGATCGGCATGACGAACCCGGGCTTCGACTCGCTCGACGAGTATCGCGACATCGAGACGCTCAACATCTACAAGTTGAAGCGTGAGCAGGGCGTGTCGCACGAGGACATGATGGCCGCCATCAAGCAGAAGTCGCGCGACAACTCGCGGACGCCGATGCAGTGGGACGCGACGCCGCACGCCGGATTCACGAGCGGGACACCGTGGATCAACGTGGCGCCGAACTATACCGACGTCAACGTCGAGACGGCACTCGACGACCCGAACTCGGTGTTCTATCACTACAAGAACTTGATCTCACTCCGAAAAGAACTCGACGTGTTGACGGACGGGGACTATACGCTCTTGACGCCGGACGCGCTCGACGTTTGGGCGTACACGCGGAAGACGGATGAGGAAGAAGTGCTCGTCGTCGCCAACTTCTACGGCCCTGAGACGACGTATGAGATTCCGGAAGGCTTCACGCGGGCCGACGTCGTCAGCCACAACTACGACGTGCCACAACTCGACGGGACGACGTTGTCGCTCCGGGCGTACGAGGCAATCATGTTCTACAAGAAGTGAATCGAAGGGGTGATCGGTCCGATTTGAATCGGGCCGGTCGCCTTTTTTCATTTAATTAAAAGATGGGACGGGGGAGGGGCACGACTCGATTTATCAAAACGAGTAAACTGATCGTAGCCCTAGACGATTGTTCACGTCCGGGATTACAACTACGTCAAACTGTGTGTCCTCGCTCGCCTGCGACACGAGGGTCACGACGTATGTGTCGCTGCCCCAAATTTGTAGACCGGCGCCAAGTGGTGACAACTCGATATGTGGATACGTCGAAGCGACGTATTGTTCCGCCGCCGCGATCGCCCGCCGTTCGTCCCGCGGATCACCGAACAATGTGTGTGACAGGAGCGTGCCGACACCGTATAGGATGAGCCCCGCTCCGATCAGCGTTCCGAGAAAACGACGCATGCATACCACTTCCTCACTAAAATAGTCTGTTTCTTCCATCATCGTAATCGATTCCGTGCATGAACACATCCGCCTTAAGAACGAAACGGGGCGACTTGCTTGCGATAACGAACATGTCACGGGAGCAGGCGGCCTGGTAGCGTCAGAGAAAAAGGACTGATTTCATGGGACAACTCGTTATCGATACGACCGGGACACCGGCGATCCGCTTCGGAGTCTGCCAACGCTGCTTGAGCATGGACATCCGCTCGTTCACGTGTCACCACGGCAATTGCCGCTATTGCCGTAACTGTCTCCACCTCGGGCGCGTCTGCCGCTGCGACTTTTTACGAGAACTCGACGTCACGACGCCGATCGAGCCGACCGAGCTCGTCATGCCGTTCGAATTGAGCGACGGCCAACGTCATGTGAACGAACAGCTCCTCAAATGGTGGGGCGACAAGTCGTCCGGGCTCGTCCACGCCGTCTGCGGCTCCGGCAAGACGGAGATGGCGTTCCCGGTCATCGAACGTGTCGTAAACGTTGGGAAACGCGTGCTCATCGTCTCGCCGCGGCGCGACGTCGCCATCGAATGGGCCGAGCGTTTGGAGCGAGCCTTCTCTGTCCCGGTCACGCGGCGCTACGGCGGCGGGGAGAAAGACACGATCGGCATGATCACCGTCGCGACGGCACCTCTTCTGTTGAATCTGAAATATGTCTTCGACTACGTGCTCGTCGATGAATCGGACGCGTTCCCGTTCGCCTTTGACTTATCGCTCTGGTGGACGATCCGACGCGCGGGGAAAGGGGTCTTCTTATTCGTGACGGCGACCCCAACCGTCTGGCAGCGTCAGTTCCCGACCGTCCACTTGTCACGCCGCTATCACGGGCACGACTTACCTGTGCCGACGCTCGTCAAACAGACGGACGAGGCGATCGTCGCGTTTTGCCGACGCGAGACGCCGCGGCTCTTGTTCGTCCCGACGAAGGCCGACCTCGTCCGGTACGGCGAAGTGCTCGAAGCGAACGGATTCAGCTATCAGGCCGTCTCGGCCGACACGGATAAGCGGACGGATGTGCTCGAGTGGCTCGCCTCTGAGAACGGGGTCGTGCTCGCGACATCGATTTGGGAGCGGGGCATGACGGTGCGCGGGGTCGACGTCGCCGTGATTGAGAGTGAACACGTGCTCTTCACGTCACGCGGACTCATCCAAATGGCGGGCCGGGCCGGGCGGAAACCGGACGCGCCGACCGGGGACGTCGTCTTCTTTTACAACGAGCGGACGTTCCGGCAAGACCGGGCCATCGAAGCGATCAAACAGGCGAACCGCCGATGAACTGTCTCGTCTGTCGAAAACCGATGACGGTGCCGTGGACGCCGGGGACGTTGCTCCGGCGCGACTGGGTCTGTTCCGATTGTGAGTCGTTGCTGACGCCGCTCGCACCCGGTTGTCCGCGCTGCGGCCATCCGACCGAAGACGGACGGACGTGCGCCGATTGCGTCCGTTGGCTCGGTCTTGGGTTCGACTTGACCGTCCGTTCGCTGTACGCCTACGACGAAGCGGGGGCGAACTGGTTGCATCGGTACAAATTCGGCGGAGACACGGCGCTCGTCGAACATGTGCGATCGCTCCTCCGAACGTGCCGCGAACCGGGGATGATCTACGTGCCGATTCCGCTCGGAGCGGAACGGTTGAAGACGCGCCGGTTCAACCAGGCCGAGCTGCTCGCCCGCGCTATCGGACCGACGGCATCGCTTCTGGAAAAGAAGGAGGTTTCAAGTCAGCGTGAACTTGGGAAAGAACAAAGGCGACACCGTCCAAACCCGTTCGCTATACATAAGGCGTCCCGGTGTGAGAAAATCGTTCTCGTCGACGACGTCTACACGACGGGGACGACGCTCCATCAGGCGGCGTTCACGCTCAAGAAAGCTGGCTATGAAGAAGTTTCTGCCGTTTGCTTGTTCCGGGCGCTAAACAAATCAAAAACGCGTCCGATATAAAGGGCAGAGGTGAATGACATTGGAAGCGACAACTTGTCAAACGTGCGGGCGCTTGTTCATGAAACAAGGCCGCTCGCCATACTGCCCGTCCTGCGCTGAAGTCGATTTTCAAAACTTCTTGAAAGTGCGCGACTTCATCCGCGAACCAGCGAACAAACAGACAACGATCGGAGCCCTCGTCGAAGCGACAGGCGTCTCCGAACTTGATATCACGCGATACATCCATGAAGGACGCTTGATCATCAAGGACAATCCTGCACTTGCCATCAGTTGCGTCCGGTGCGGTGAACCGACGAACGCAGGCAAAGTATGTGCCAGTTGCCAGACCGACATGCAGCAGGAACTTCAACACTTGCAAGCCAGTGTCACGAAACCGAGCGTCCGCGCTTATCGTTTGGACTAACATCATGAAGAGGGGGGACACGCATGCGCATCGATTCTGCCAAGTGGGTACATTTACCGAACACTTACGAGAAGAAAACGCAAGCCGAGACGAAGCCCGAGCCAACACGCCAAACGGACCGACTATCGATATCGGCGGAAGCCCGCGCCCGGTTTGAAGAACCGGTGAAACATCCGGATCGCCTCGAGAAGATCAACGCCTTGAAGGCCGAGATCGACGCGGGGACGTATTCACGGGACGCGCGCGACATCGCCAAACGCTTTCTACAAGGATGAATGGAAGCGAGGTCCGCTTGAGGCCTTCGCATGGATAACACGGCACGGAAGCTGACTAGACAAGGGAACCCCTTTTTTAGTCGGCTCTTTTTTTGGAAAAAGGAGACCATTATGCTCACATTACATACACGTTTGCTCGAACTCGCCTACGACAAAGAACAGCTGTTGATCAAAGGCGACATGCCCGCCTTCACGGCGCTCGTCAAAGAAGAAGCGAAACTCGTCCGTCAAATCGCACAAAAAGAAGTGGAACGACTTCAAGGTTTGCTCGTTTTGGACGATGAAGAGAAAGAAGCACTGAGACCGGTCTTGTTCGAATTGAAACGGCAGAACGAATTGAACGCCGCGCTGCTCGAACAGTCGCTCAACTACATCAACTGGCATCTCGACATGCTCATGCCAGACGCAGACGATTTCACTTACGGCCAACAAGCGTTCGAGACACGCTCGTTCAGCCGCGACGTATAAGGGGGAAGATTCATGGGTTCAACATTTATGGGATTGGAGACGGCACGACGGAGCCTCTCGACGCACCAATGGGCGCTCCAGGCGACCGGCAACAACGTCGCCAACGCCTCTAACCCGGGCTATTCGCGCCAACGCCTGACAATCGGCATGACCGAGCAGTTGAGCGTCAGCTTCGGCGGCACGAAGGCCGGACAGTTCGGGACCGGTGTCCGCGGTGAGACGCTCGCCCGGATTCGCGACTTGATGATCGACCAGCAGTATCGGGACGAGTCGGTGAAGAACGCCTTCTACGCGACGAAACAGGCCGCCTTCGGCCGGATGGAAGACATCATCAACGAGCCCTCGGAGAACGGCCTCGCCAAATCGCTCGACTTGTTCTGGGCGTCGCTCCAAGACTTGTCGGTCAACCCGGACGACACGGGCGCGCGCAGCGTCGTACGCCAACGGGCGATGACGCTCACGGAGACGTTCAACTACATGTCGTCGTCGCTTTCGAAAGTCCAGGACGACTTGAAATCGGAAGCCGACGTCGTCGTGAAGAAGATCAACGACCTCATGACGAAGATCGCGAACGTCAACCGCCAGATCGGCGACTCTGAGCCGCTCGGCGTGTTGCCGAACGAGCTGTACGATGAGCGCGACCGCTACATGGACGAGCTCGCCCAATACATCGACTTCAAGCGCGTCCCGGTCGACTACTTGAACGGGGAGACGCGCGGAAACTCGCAACGTGTCGCCGAAGGCCGGCTCGACATCCGCGTCACGATCAACGGGCAAGACGTGACGCTCGTCGACGGCATCTCAGGTGGCGTC
Encoded here:
- the treC gene encoding alpha,alpha-phosphotrehalase, with amino-acid sequence MTQQNWRKSVVYQIYPKSFYSPEGNATGSIKGVTAKLDYLADLGIEYIWMTPVYKSPQNDNGYDVSDYYAIDPSYGTMDDLDELIREAEARGIGLMMDIVVNHSSTEHEWFQKSLAGDERYRDYYIWRDEPTNWESKFGGNAWKYDEKSGQYFLHLFDETQADLNWENEQMREDVYEMMRFWREKGIKGFRLDVINLISKQQDFPEDDSDGRKFYTDGPRIHEFLKEMNEEVFEGHDVITVGEMSSTTLDHCVRYSNPDEKELSMTFSFHHLKVDYPNGEKFIAAPFDFVQLKDIMSTWQEGMHGKGWNAIFWCNHDQPRVVSRFGNDTDHRVESAKMLATVLHGLQGTPYIYQGEEIGMTNPGFDSLDEYRDIETLNIYKLKREQGVSHEDMMAAIKQKSRDNSRTPMQWDATPHAGFTSGTPWINVAPNYTDVNVETALDDPNSVFYHYKNLISLRKELDVLTDGDYTLLTPDALDVWAYTRKTDEEEVLVVANFYGPETTYEIPEGFTRADVVSHNYDVPQLDGTTLSLRAYEAIMFYKK
- a CDS encoding helicase-related protein, with the translated sequence MGQLVIDTTGTPAIRFGVCQRCLSMDIRSFTCHHGNCRYCRNCLHLGRVCRCDFLRELDVTTPIEPTELVMPFELSDGQRHVNEQLLKWWGDKSSGLVHAVCGSGKTEMAFPVIERVVNVGKRVLIVSPRRDVAIEWAERLERAFSVPVTRRYGGGEKDTIGMITVATAPLLLNLKYVFDYVLVDESDAFPFAFDLSLWWTIRRAGKGVFLFVTATPTVWQRQFPTVHLSRRYHGHDLPVPTLVKQTDEAIVAFCRRETPRLLFVPTKADLVRYGEVLEANGFSYQAVSADTDKRTDVLEWLASENGVVLATSIWERGMTVRGVDVAVIESEHVLFTSRGLIQMAGRAGRKPDAPTGDVVFFYNERTFRQDRAIEAIKQANRR
- a CDS encoding ComF family protein, which codes for MNCLVCRKPMTVPWTPGTLLRRDWVCSDCESLLTPLAPGCPRCGHPTEDGRTCADCVRWLGLGFDLTVRSLYAYDEAGANWLHRYKFGGDTALVEHVRSLLRTCREPGMIYVPIPLGAERLKTRRFNQAELLARAIGPTASLLEKKEVSSQRELGKEQRRHRPNPFAIHKASRCEKIVLVDDVYTTGTTLHQAAFTLKKAGYEEVSAVCLFRALNKSKTRPI
- a CDS encoding flagellar protein gives rise to the protein MTLEATTCQTCGRLFMKQGRSPYCPSCAEVDFQNFLKVRDFIREPANKQTTIGALVEATGVSELDITRYIHEGRLIIKDNPALAISCVRCGEPTNAGKVCASCQTDMQQELQHLQASVTKPSVRAYRLD
- a CDS encoding flagellar biosynthesis anti-sigma factor FlgM, with the translated sequence MRIDSAKWVHLPNTYEKKTQAETKPEPTRQTDRLSISAEARARFEEPVKHPDRLEKINALKAEIDAGTYSRDARDIAKRFLQG
- a CDS encoding flagellar export chaperone FlgN — translated: MLTLHTRLLELAYDKEQLLIKGDMPAFTALVKEEAKLVRQIAQKEVERLQGLLVLDDEEKEALRPVLFELKRQNELNAALLEQSLNYINWHLDMLMPDADDFTYGQQAFETRSFSRDV
- the flgK gene encoding flagellar hook-associated protein FlgK, yielding MGSTFMGLETARRSLSTHQWALQATGNNVANASNPGYSRQRLTIGMTEQLSVSFGGTKAGQFGTGVRGETLARIRDLMIDQQYRDESVKNAFYATKQAAFGRMEDIINEPSENGLAKSLDLFWASLQDLSVNPDDTGARSVVRQRAMTLTETFNYMSSSLSKVQDDLKSEADVVVKKINDLMTKIANVNRQIGDSEPLGVLPNELYDERDRYMDELAQYIDFKRVPVDYLNGETRGNSQRVAEGRLDIRVTINGQDVTLVDGISGGVGKFDNLAMTDATGASTDLTHADMPNGKWKALVEMYGSADGPEGADGAFTTMLKDLDEMAKQFATAFNDLHSQNKDAKGTDGTSDFFANVDSAATIKVSDAIMKNLDLIAASKDGNIGDGSGALALANLKTTALAFNGSVTTDTSIGKYYQNVIGNMAVAADQSGRLAKSTFALMASSDQRRMSVSAVSLDEEMTMMIQYQHAYNAAARNITAVDEMLDKIINGMGIVGR